A section of the Enterobacter sp. C2 genome encodes:
- a CDS encoding C40 family peptidase: MNKTIMAAIRAHALEELPRECCGFVIQAGRRQRYVPVPNSHEHPEEHFRIDGEEWANAEDSGTIIRVIHSHPGDGARPIPSDLDRQQCNNSGVVWGIYAPDCDEYAEITPDKIPLIDRPFILGSHDCWGLIMDWHATQGVELNDFRVDYPWWESQYLDNLYADNWEREGFIECDPSPGCMVIMQVRSDKWNHAGIITEEGELLHHLYGQPSCITPYARGYFKDRTMICVRHKNLPKEIKPWRV, from the coding sequence ATGAACAAAACGATAATGGCAGCAATCCGGGCGCATGCACTGGAGGAGTTGCCGCGCGAGTGCTGTGGCTTCGTTATCCAGGCGGGCCGCCGCCAGCGCTACGTCCCGGTACCGAACAGCCATGAACACCCCGAAGAGCATTTCCGCATCGATGGCGAGGAGTGGGCTAACGCGGAGGATAGCGGCACGATCATTCGTGTCATTCACTCCCACCCGGGCGACGGCGCCCGGCCAATCCCGTCTGATCTTGACCGCCAGCAGTGCAATAACTCTGGTGTGGTCTGGGGTATCTATGCGCCCGACTGCGACGAGTACGCAGAAATTACCCCGGACAAGATCCCCCTGATTGACCGCCCGTTCATTCTGGGCTCGCATGACTGCTGGGGGCTGATCATGGACTGGCACGCCACGCAGGGCGTCGAGCTGAACGATTTCCGCGTTGACTACCCCTGGTGGGAGAGCCAGTACCTGGACAACCTCTACGCCGACAACTGGGAGAGGGAAGGTTTCATAGAGTGCGATCCGTCCCCCGGCTGCATGGTGATCATGCAGGTGCGGTCTGATAAGTGGAACCACGCCGGGATCATCACCGAAGAGGGCGAGTTGCTCCACCACCTGTACGGCCAGCCTTCGTGCATCACCCCTTATGCCCGCGGCTATTTCAAAGATCGGACGATGATATGCGTCCGCCATAAAAACTTACCTAAGGAGATCAAACCATGGCGCGTTTAA
- a CDS encoding phage minor tail protein L, whose amino-acid sequence MALVDQAAKLAPGGRVRLIKVDASEFSGGIHRFHYSPFPHTPEEIDAANGDEDKLGPKPIIWDGEVYEFWPFQMSGLELSTDQAAEPDLSVSNLDGHITALCLQFRDMVNAKVSIIDTYAVYLDAENFPGGVNPTADPTIFSLQTFWLDTKTAEHDETVAWSMSSPADLQGLVIPTRQITSLCEWAMRGQYRSGDGCTYNGTAYFDAKGNPVSDPALDVCGGCLSDCRKRFGAGLAEPNTAILDFGGYPSTVLISR is encoded by the coding sequence ATGGCTCTGGTCGATCAGGCTGCAAAACTGGCACCCGGTGGCAGGGTGCGCTTAATCAAAGTGGATGCGTCAGAATTTAGCGGCGGGATCCACCGCTTCCATTACAGCCCGTTCCCTCACACTCCCGAGGAAATCGACGCGGCAAACGGTGACGAGGACAAGCTCGGGCCGAAGCCCATTATCTGGGACGGGGAGGTCTATGAGTTCTGGCCGTTTCAGATGTCCGGTCTTGAGCTTTCAACAGACCAGGCGGCAGAGCCGGATCTCAGCGTGTCGAATCTGGACGGACATATCACAGCGCTGTGCCTGCAGTTCCGGGATATGGTTAACGCGAAGGTGAGCATTATCGACACCTATGCCGTGTATCTCGATGCCGAGAACTTTCCGGGCGGAGTGAACCCGACCGCTGACCCGACGATATTCTCTCTCCAGACCTTCTGGCTTGATACGAAAACGGCAGAGCACGACGAAACGGTCGCATGGTCGATGAGCAGTCCGGCGGATTTGCAGGGATTGGTTATACCTACCCGGCAGATAACGTCACTTTGCGAGTGGGCGATGCGCGGCCAGTATCGCAGCGGCGATGGCTGCACCTACAACGGCACGGCGTATTTTGACGCCAAGGGCAATCCTGTTTCTGACCCAGCGCTGGACGTGTGCGGCGGATGCCTGAGCGACTGCCGTAAACGATTCGGCGCTGGCCTGGCCGAACCCAATACCGCCATTCTCGATTTTGGCGGCTACCCCAGCACGGTTCTGATCTCCCGATAA
- a CDS encoding phage tail assembly chaperone — translation MATKFQLQPKPTFKADVKIPRAGDDDGMLTFTFRHKPLKELAALETLESKTAIDFLVEITEGWALPDTFSQENLEVLLDNYPGAMKAIVGTYYRELTGNREKN, via the coding sequence ATGGCCACTAAATTTCAGCTTCAGCCCAAACCCACTTTCAAAGCCGACGTTAAGATCCCGCGCGCGGGTGATGATGACGGCATGCTTACGTTTACTTTTCGCCACAAGCCGCTTAAGGAGCTGGCCGCACTGGAGACGCTGGAAAGTAAGACCGCCATCGATTTTCTGGTGGAGATCACCGAAGGCTGGGCACTGCCTGACACGTTCAGCCAGGAAAATCTTGAAGTGCTGCTGGACAACTATCCGGGCGCAATGAAAGCGATCGTCGGCACCTATTACCGCGAATTGACGGGTAACCGCGAAAAAAACTAA
- a CDS encoding phage tail protein, whose amino-acid sequence MGFALPNGATVFVGSKLATPVAVTGVSNAAGAVFTVANGHGLAVGDVVLVSSGWALIDSLVARVTAQTTTSVTIGVINSTDTNFFPAGSGTGSLSKVAEWTEIPQITEVAQSGGDQQYTQIQFLADDRQRNLATYKAAKSQTFTMAHDSTLPIYAVLSAADRSGDTLPLRMYVPKAKEMRYWSGKASFDPQPTTAVNNVETVQPAFAIQSRDITFYKDAAPQAAA is encoded by the coding sequence ATGGGCTTCGCATTACCTAATGGCGCCACGGTATTCGTCGGCTCGAAACTCGCCACGCCTGTGGCGGTGACGGGCGTAAGCAATGCCGCAGGCGCTGTCTTTACCGTTGCAAACGGCCACGGCCTCGCTGTTGGCGATGTGGTGCTGGTTTCCAGTGGCTGGGCACTGATTGACAGCCTGGTGGCGCGAGTCACCGCGCAGACGACCACCAGCGTGACGATCGGGGTGATTAACAGCACTGATACCAACTTCTTCCCGGCAGGCTCCGGTACCGGCTCCCTGAGCAAAGTAGCCGAGTGGACTGAGATCCCTCAGATCACCGAAGTTGCACAGTCCGGCGGCGACCAGCAGTACACGCAGATCCAGTTCCTTGCCGATGACCGCCAGCGCAACCTGGCAACCTACAAGGCGGCCAAGTCGCAGACCTTCACCATGGCGCATGACTCCACGCTGCCCATCTATGCCGTGCTGTCAGCTGCTGACCGTTCAGGTGACACGCTGCCGCTGCGCATGTATGTACCAAAGGCAAAAGAGATGCGTTACTGGTCCGGGAAGGCGTCTTTCGATCCGCAGCCGACCACTGCCGTAAACAACGTCGAAACGGTACAGCCGGCGTTTGCCATCCAGTCCCGCGATATCACCTTTTACAAAGATGCTGCCCCACAGGCAGCCGCTTAA
- a CDS encoding DUF1799 domain-containing protein, which produces MSADDYTEEEQTVEVWPDVWPAFAVFQSMGTQWRTGMGGITGLDYNVLPWLMKLNGVEDEATALTDIRVMESAALKIIHNP; this is translated from the coding sequence CTGAGTGCTGATGACTACACCGAAGAAGAGCAGACCGTTGAGGTATGGCCGGACGTCTGGCCCGCGTTCGCTGTCTTCCAGTCAATGGGCACCCAGTGGCGCACGGGCATGGGCGGCATCACCGGGCTGGATTACAACGTGCTGCCCTGGCTGATGAAGCTGAACGGGGTGGAGGATGAGGCAACCGCGTTAACTGATATCCGCGTGATGGAAAGCGCGGCGCTGAAGATTATTCATAACCCGTAA
- a CDS encoding phage tail protein, whose translation MAVETYRWPAQLGGGAIEYAQAIRSAQFGDGYEQVAENGLNSTAIQVPMKYVGKETEVNEIRAFLLAHTVKAFIIIPPGEEKGLYRVVANSVRKNLISSNAAELTFTIKRAYGVFA comes from the coding sequence ATGGCAGTCGAAACCTATAGGTGGCCTGCGCAGCTGGGCGGCGGGGCCATTGAGTATGCCCAGGCGATCCGCTCCGCCCAGTTTGGCGACGGGTATGAGCAGGTCGCCGAAAACGGTCTTAACTCCACAGCCATACAGGTCCCGATGAAATATGTTGGCAAGGAGACTGAGGTTAACGAGATCCGCGCCTTCCTGCTGGCCCATACCGTAAAAGCCTTTATCATCATCCCGCCGGGAGAGGAAAAGGGCCTTTATCGCGTCGTGGCTAACTCAGTGCGAAAAAACCTGATCAGCAGTAATGCTGCTGAACTGACGTTTACCATCAAGCGCGCTTACGGAGTCTTTGCTTAA
- a CDS encoding phage tail tape measure protein, translated as MTDIATISLRVNTAELERGNKALDDFQQTASGAANKADDLNSVFRTGASDQKKNTQSLKEQQQELQNLLNKISPVNRALDELDNLQESLSKFRKSGLVPDEDYSRYNSVLETTREKLGRVMEAETAEGQERLKQAQETQRATAAQENFLRSITDQAATFRASKADMAEYRAAQMGIAEEAAPVIARLREQERAVQQEAAQRQIAASQSRMLRQVIAELEAAERAEAAEAQRAQAVRDSFTGSLEYQAAAIGKTRAELLEMRAAQLGVSQQAAPFIAKLREQETAWERGIISAGQYQQAMRQLPAQITDVFTSLASGMPIWLVAIQQGGQIKDSFGGIGNMLKALGGLITPVNVGLALLAGTATLLTVAYFKGSAENAEFNKQLILTGNYAGQTAGQLSALAKSLSGNGITQYASASVLAEVVGSGKFNADKFESVARAAIAMQQATGQGVSETITNFKKLYDDPTKASAELNSQMHYLTATQFEYISALERRGDKEAAGQIAADAYSRSEQQRSQQILDNLGLVERAANATRNALKGMWDELLNIGRPQAPQDMLKQMESQLAALEKNLLPERQRLGYGYSYDTSSQDQDYDNRRKAQLAAIASLKAQISPMQQAITLQENLNGAITSGNKVNEDAIDAQQVINRYLDAGTTAADKRRKAQEELNKAIADNAKAARDGTAKLWTPEEIAKARAGIEKLYQNPKTPKAKGVTVAAGDRAEDSAQAELLALQAQLKTLQDHRSVNDTISQQRKDLYTTQSKFAVLEEVARTRQLSKQEQSLLASKNQVLELARQKALLGDQITAQEQLNKRMDTASKYVTQMAEKRTGLESGATMSDRLASRQTALSQLRTGWINAGGSLDNEGYQKELKAANDYYEAEDKLRGDWRAGFKKGWSEYLDSATNVYASMQSVAQSALGGISDMMTNLVTTGTASFKSFAASMMKMIADVINRLLVAYAVQSALGWVTGSVSSSGGSTPSGAYASAANSGVSLYDTGGYTGPGGKYEPAGIVHKDEFVFTKEATSALGVDNLYALMRNARGYASGGLVGRAPMFGLGNNAGATSMAPVIQTTVHVDVNGNASAQSEGSGDAMGRVLAAEMQNAATQIVQKHIKNGGLIYNFVKGR; from the coding sequence ATGACCGATATAGCAACGATTTCGCTCCGGGTGAATACCGCCGAGCTGGAGCGCGGGAACAAGGCGCTGGACGATTTCCAGCAAACAGCCAGTGGCGCGGCGAACAAAGCCGATGATCTGAACTCGGTATTTCGCACTGGTGCATCAGATCAGAAAAAGAATACCCAGAGCCTGAAAGAGCAGCAGCAGGAGCTGCAAAACCTGCTGAATAAAATCAGCCCGGTAAACAGGGCGCTGGACGAGCTGGACAACCTGCAGGAAAGCCTGAGCAAGTTCCGTAAGAGCGGACTGGTGCCTGATGAGGATTACTCCCGCTACAACAGCGTCCTGGAAACCACCCGGGAAAAGCTCGGCAGGGTGATGGAGGCCGAGACTGCTGAAGGGCAGGAACGGTTAAAACAGGCGCAGGAGACGCAGCGCGCCACCGCCGCGCAGGAAAACTTCCTCAGATCCATCACTGACCAGGCGGCGACATTCCGCGCCAGTAAGGCGGACATGGCCGAGTACCGGGCAGCGCAAATGGGGATCGCTGAGGAGGCTGCCCCGGTTATTGCACGGCTGCGTGAGCAGGAGCGCGCTGTCCAGCAGGAAGCTGCCCAGCGCCAGATCGCCGCCAGCCAGTCCCGTATGCTCAGGCAGGTTATTGCAGAGCTGGAGGCGGCAGAGCGAGCTGAAGCTGCCGAGGCGCAACGGGCGCAGGCTGTCCGCGATTCATTTACCGGTTCACTGGAATACCAGGCCGCGGCGATCGGCAAAACACGGGCAGAACTGCTGGAGATGAGGGCCGCTCAGCTGGGTGTGTCGCAGCAGGCAGCACCGTTTATTGCGAAACTGCGTGAGCAGGAGACGGCCTGGGAAAGGGGCATTATCAGCGCCGGGCAGTATCAGCAGGCCATGCGTCAGCTTCCTGCCCAAATCACGGATGTTTTTACTTCCCTCGCGTCAGGTATGCCGATCTGGCTGGTGGCTATCCAGCAGGGCGGGCAGATTAAAGACTCATTCGGCGGTATCGGCAATATGCTGAAAGCACTGGGCGGGCTGATTACTCCTGTTAACGTGGGTCTGGCGCTTCTGGCCGGTACCGCAACCCTGCTTACCGTGGCCTATTTCAAGGGATCGGCAGAAAACGCTGAGTTCAACAAGCAGCTCATCCTGACAGGGAACTATGCCGGGCAGACCGCAGGGCAGCTATCCGCGCTGGCAAAATCTCTCTCCGGCAATGGTATAACGCAGTACGCCAGTGCCAGCGTTCTGGCTGAGGTGGTGGGTTCCGGGAAGTTTAACGCAGACAAATTTGAATCAGTTGCGCGCGCGGCAATAGCCATGCAGCAGGCTACCGGCCAGGGCGTGTCTGAGACGATCACCAACTTTAAAAAGCTGTATGACGATCCGACCAAAGCGTCAGCTGAGCTGAACAGTCAGATGCATTACCTGACCGCCACGCAGTTCGAGTACATTTCTGCGCTTGAACGACGGGGCGATAAGGAGGCAGCGGGCCAGATTGCAGCGGATGCCTACAGCAGATCAGAGCAGCAGCGCAGCCAGCAGATCCTTGATAACCTCGGGCTGGTGGAAAGGGCGGCAAATGCCACGCGAAATGCGCTTAAGGGCATGTGGGATGAGCTGCTGAATATTGGCCGCCCGCAGGCACCCCAAGACATGCTTAAGCAGATGGAAAGCCAGCTCGCTGCGCTGGAAAAAAATCTGCTTCCTGAGCGTCAGCGCCTGGGGTATGGCTACAGCTATGACACCAGCTCGCAGGACCAGGACTACGATAATCGCCGTAAGGCCCAGCTTGCTGCGATTGCGTCACTTAAAGCTCAGATTAGCCCAATGCAGCAGGCGATCACTCTCCAGGAAAACCTCAATGGCGCCATAACGTCAGGCAACAAGGTGAATGAAGATGCGATCGACGCCCAGCAGGTTATCAATCGCTACCTTGATGCCGGAACCACTGCAGCGGATAAGCGGCGAAAGGCTCAGGAAGAGTTAAACAAGGCAATTGCCGACAATGCTAAGGCCGCCAGAGACGGAACGGCAAAGCTGTGGACGCCGGAAGAGATTGCAAAGGCGCGTGCTGGCATTGAGAAGCTGTATCAGAACCCTAAAACGCCCAAAGCAAAAGGGGTAACAGTCGCTGCCGGCGATCGTGCTGAAGACTCTGCCCAGGCCGAACTTCTGGCCCTGCAGGCACAGCTGAAAACACTGCAGGATCACCGCTCCGTCAATGACACCATCAGCCAGCAGCGTAAGGACCTGTATACCACACAGTCAAAGTTCGCCGTTCTGGAAGAGGTGGCCCGCACCCGGCAGTTGTCGAAGCAGGAGCAATCGCTGCTGGCCAGTAAAAATCAGGTGCTGGAGCTGGCGCGCCAGAAGGCGCTGCTGGGTGACCAGATCACCGCACAGGAGCAACTGAACAAGCGCATGGACACGGCCAGCAAATATGTCACACAGATGGCAGAAAAGCGGACCGGGCTTGAATCAGGCGCAACGATGAGCGACAGGCTGGCAAGTCGCCAGACGGCGCTCTCTCAGCTGCGCACTGGCTGGATTAATGCTGGCGGCAGCCTTGATAATGAGGGATACCAGAAGGAGCTTAAAGCCGCTAACGACTACTACGAAGCGGAGGATAAGCTTCGCGGTGATTGGCGGGCTGGCTTTAAGAAAGGGTGGTCCGAATACCTGGACTCCGCCACAAACGTCTATGCCTCCATGCAGAGCGTTGCGCAGTCAGCCCTGGGCGGCATATCCGACATGATGACGAACCTCGTGACCACCGGCACAGCCAGCTTCAAAAGCTTTGCTGCATCGATGATGAAGATGATCGCAGATGTCATTAACCGGTTGCTGGTGGCCTACGCCGTGCAGTCCGCGTTGGGGTGGGTTACTGGCAGCGTCAGCAGTAGCGGTGGGAGCACGCCATCAGGCGCCTATGCCAGCGCGGCTAATTCAGGCGTCAGCCTCTATGACACTGGTGGCTATACCGGCCCCGGTGGCAAATATGAGCCTGCAGGTATCGTCCATAAGGATGAGTTTGTCTTCACCAAAGAGGCCACCAGCGCGCTGGGCGTCGATAACCTCTACGCGCTCATGCGCAACGCCCGTGGATATGCCAGCGGTGGTCTTGTCGGTCGGGCACCTATGTTCGGCCTGGGCAATAACGCAGGCGCGACCAGTATGGCTCCAGTAATCCAAACCACTGTACATGTTGATGTTAACGGTAATGCTTCGGCGCAATCAGAAGGTTCTGGCGATGCAATGGGCCGGGTGCTGGCGGCGGAGATGCAGAATGCAGCCACTCAGATAGTGCAGAAGCACATCAAGAACGGCGGTCTGATTTATAACTTCGTTAAAGGTCGGTAG
- a CDS encoding tail assembly protein, whose product MARLTTIRLYGALGARFGRVHRLAVQTSAEAVKALCVNFDGLESYLMNAKKNGMVFAVFRGKRNIGVEDYQNLGGTNDIRIAPVMEGAKKAGVFQTILGAVMVVAGIAIATLSSGALATFGAGLAAGGVGMIAGGVYQMLSPQPKGLQGRDDPDNKPSYAFGGAVNTIAMGNPVPVLYGEREIGGAIISAGIVAEDI is encoded by the coding sequence ATGGCGCGTTTAACCACTATTCGCCTGTATGGCGCTCTCGGCGCGCGGTTTGGCCGCGTTCACCGCCTGGCGGTCCAGACCTCAGCCGAAGCTGTGAAAGCTCTGTGCGTCAATTTTGATGGGCTGGAAAGCTATCTCATGAACGCCAAGAAAAATGGCATGGTCTTCGCCGTGTTTCGGGGTAAGCGCAACATTGGGGTGGAGGACTACCAGAACCTGGGCGGCACAAACGATATCCGCATTGCGCCAGTAATGGAGGGGGCTAAAAAGGCCGGGGTGTTCCAGACCATTCTCGGTGCGGTAATGGTGGTTGCCGGGATTGCTATCGCTACACTCAGCTCAGGTGCTTTGGCGACTTTTGGTGCAGGCTTAGCAGCTGGAGGCGTCGGGATGATCGCTGGCGGCGTATACCAGATGCTTTCACCCCAACCGAAAGGCCTACAGGGCCGCGACGATCCCGATAATAAACCCTCATACGCTTTCGGCGGTGCTGTGAACACTATTGCCATGGGCAACCCTGTGCCGGTTTTATATGGGGAACGTGAAATTGGTGGTGCCATTATAAGCGCAGGTATCGTGGCGGAAGATATTTGA
- a CDS encoding phage tail terminator-like protein, giving the protein MIPDITTALEAILGIWADGQGVPVAWDNIQFDPPGDGLYLISHDMPAQPYSIDMAGDCRVYPGVYQVTVVAPAGGGKSQARALARRVAGLFPENQEIPGDGFTAWVTSPPAIYPGIPDGVSYSIPVSINYRADISA; this is encoded by the coding sequence ATGATACCGGACATCACAACGGCGCTTGAGGCCATTCTGGGTATCTGGGCAGACGGCCAGGGTGTGCCGGTAGCGTGGGATAACATTCAGTTCGATCCGCCAGGCGACGGGCTGTATCTGATCTCCCACGATATGCCCGCGCAGCCCTACAGCATTGATATGGCAGGTGACTGCCGGGTCTACCCCGGCGTGTATCAGGTTACCGTCGTCGCGCCAGCGGGTGGCGGCAAATCACAGGCCAGAGCGCTGGCCCGCCGCGTCGCCGGACTGTTCCCGGAAAACCAGGAGATCCCCGGCGACGGCTTTACCGCCTGGGTGACATCACCGCCCGCCATCTACCCCGGCATACCGGACGGCGTGTCCTATTCCATCCCCGTCAGCATCAACTACCGGGCTGATATCTCAGCCTGA